Proteins encoded in a region of the Paenibacillus sp. W2I17 genome:
- a CDS encoding SDR family NAD(P)-dependent oxidoreductase: MTEQRLEGKVAIVTGGGSGIGQATAIRFAEHGAKVYMLDRTPENAEETKQTIEKAGGEAYVIECDISKPDNVQKAINQAAAEAGKLDIIFANAGINGTMAPIETMEIEDWDQTMEINMRGTFATVKYAIPHLKEHGGSIIITSSINGNRVFSGIGFSAYASSKAGQTAFTKMAALELARYKIRVNAVCPGAIDTNIDDNTYPSDDLKEVQIPVEFPEGHEHPLKGEPGTSKQVANLVLFLASDEASHVTGTRIYVDGAESLLRG; encoded by the coding sequence ATGACAGAACAACGTTTGGAAGGCAAAGTCGCGATTGTAACCGGAGGTGGATCGGGTATTGGCCAGGCTACCGCTATTCGTTTCGCCGAGCATGGAGCCAAAGTGTACATGCTGGATCGCACACCCGAAAATGCGGAGGAAACAAAACAGACGATTGAAAAGGCTGGCGGAGAAGCGTATGTGATCGAATGTGATATCTCCAAACCGGATAATGTGCAGAAGGCAATCAATCAGGCTGCGGCTGAAGCGGGTAAACTGGATATCATATTTGCGAATGCTGGCATCAACGGAACGATGGCCCCGATCGAAACGATGGAAATTGAGGACTGGGACCAGACGATGGAGATCAATATGCGCGGAACCTTCGCAACCGTCAAATATGCTATTCCTCATCTGAAAGAACATGGCGGCAGCATCATTATTACCAGTTCCATCAACGGTAACCGGGTCTTCTCAGGGATTGGATTCTCTGCATACGCTTCCAGCAAAGCGGGACAAACTGCGTTTACGAAGATGGCTGCCCTGGAACTGGCTCGTTATAAGATCCGTGTAAATGCCGTCTGCCCAGGTGCCATCGATACCAACATTGATGATAACACCTACCCGTCGGATGATCTGAAAGAAGTACAGATTCCTGTTGAATTCCCTGAGGGTCATGAACATCCGCTCAAGGGCGAACCTGGAACGTCGAAGCAAGTGGCGAACCTCGTTCTGTTCCTCGCTTCCGATGAAGCCTCTCATGTTACAGGTACACGAATCTATGTGGATGGTGCGGAATCTCTGCTCCGTGGATAA
- a CDS encoding stalk domain-containing protein, with product MKKKVVLGLMVGTLTLGIGTGALAATGLEQIKAYLNSKITLKMNGATVTAKDANGKTVLPITYNGTTYLPVRAVGSLLGTEITYDSATSSVLIGGKNETGPVTNDKVTLSTLGTTVLGSTAWHTKDPAETTYKGKDYKDVYLHTDSVKQGDDFQIMTGKKYSSLHLELAALQGNQEIQVINQDNTVLKKLSISPGSGLVSLDVDVSGTEAVFVEIVSEDPGSSLFVPLTTSYLVK from the coding sequence ATGAAGAAAAAGGTTGTACTGGGTTTGATGGTAGGCACATTAACGCTTGGAATCGGAACAGGTGCACTCGCAGCAACAGGACTGGAACAGATTAAAGCCTATCTGAACAGCAAGATTACGCTAAAAATGAATGGTGCCACGGTGACAGCTAAAGATGCCAATGGTAAAACAGTGTTGCCTATCACTTACAACGGAACGACTTATTTGCCTGTGCGTGCTGTGGGATCCTTGCTTGGGACAGAGATCACTTATGACAGTGCAACTTCATCCGTCCTGATTGGTGGAAAAAATGAAACCGGGCCAGTAACCAACGATAAAGTAACACTAAGTACACTGGGAACAACGGTGTTGGGATCTACTGCATGGCATACCAAAGATCCTGCGGAGACTACTTACAAAGGCAAGGATTATAAAGATGTATATCTGCATACAGATTCCGTGAAGCAAGGAGACGACTTCCAGATCATGACGGGCAAAAAGTATTCTTCCCTGCATCTGGAACTGGCCGCTCTTCAAGGGAATCAGGAGATACAGGTAATCAACCAGGACAATACGGTTCTCAAAAAGCTGAGTATATCGCCGGGAAGCGGATTGGTAAGCCTGGACGTCGATGTATCGGGTACGGAAGCTGTTTTTGTTGAGATTGTTTCAGAAGATCCAGGTTCATCGCTATTTGTACCTCTTACAACATCGTATTTGGTTAAATAA
- a CDS encoding methyl-accepting chemotaxis protein — MKWTLGAKTVAGLVLISIITYGTSGFFIFFVKDWITLDIPNWVYISIILIMGVCWNGILGWFASRWLTRPIVHLSRAAQQVSAGDLTTEIPQRRTQDELTVLYDAFRAMVSNLRSIVNDIADSTRTTSQNAQSLSEAITQAAEQIEMMSDAVDHIAVGVEEQKVTSHQSLITADEMLNDFQRMHSQSMDMTEMSGQMERSVDHTKQTFSSLMKGMDELAESHNRSRDIMLLLEKEASDIEVITHSVKNIAEETGLLALNASIEAARAGEEGSGFAVVAQQIRKLADESKESVHRINELISRVQQRIRETAQLSHEQHGLVVNESERTISVDQTLHELTGTVEVFMKGAHDIGSKIAEQTGRVEQTHGHVKKIQGKAGSFSDEARRIMDAAHEETAIMEEISSSAEELRQLTDRLLDKTKAFRMQP, encoded by the coding sequence TGATTTCGATTATTACCTACGGAACTAGCGGCTTTTTTATATTTTTTGTCAAAGACTGGATTACATTAGATATTCCGAATTGGGTATACATATCGATTATTTTGATCATGGGAGTATGCTGGAACGGGATTCTGGGATGGTTTGCCTCACGCTGGCTGACTCGTCCAATCGTTCACCTGTCCCGGGCTGCACAGCAGGTGTCAGCGGGTGATCTGACAACCGAAATTCCGCAGCGACGCACGCAGGATGAACTTACCGTATTATATGATGCTTTTCGCGCAATGGTTTCTAACCTTCGAAGCATTGTAAATGATATTGCAGACAGTACAAGAACGACTTCACAGAACGCACAGTCTCTGAGTGAAGCGATTACCCAGGCTGCCGAACAGATCGAGATGATGTCGGATGCGGTAGATCATATTGCGGTAGGCGTAGAAGAGCAGAAGGTCACTTCCCATCAATCTCTGATTACTGCGGATGAGATGCTGAACGATTTCCAGCGTATGCATAGCCAGTCCATGGACATGACAGAGATGTCCGGTCAGATGGAACGATCGGTGGATCATACAAAACAGACTTTCTCATCATTGATGAAAGGGATGGACGAGCTGGCCGAGTCGCACAATCGTTCCCGCGACATTATGCTGTTGCTGGAGAAGGAAGCCTCCGATATCGAGGTAATTACCCATTCTGTCAAAAACATTGCTGAGGAAACAGGGTTACTTGCCCTGAATGCTTCCATTGAGGCTGCTCGAGCTGGTGAAGAAGGTTCTGGTTTTGCAGTCGTGGCGCAGCAGATCCGCAAGCTGGCAGACGAAAGTAAGGAATCGGTACATCGTATTAATGAGCTGATTAGTCGTGTACAGCAACGGATCAGGGAGACAGCCCAACTGTCTCATGAGCAGCATGGTCTCGTGGTTAATGAATCGGAGCGGACCATCTCTGTAGATCAGACGTTGCATGAACTGACAGGCACGGTGGAAGTATTTATGAAGGGTGCGCATGATATCGGTTCCAAGATTGCAGAACAGACTGGTCGCGTGGAGCAAACGCACGGTCATGTGAAGAAAATCCAGGGGAAAGCCGGATCGTTCTCGGATGAGGCGAGACGAATTATGGATGCCGCACACGAAGAGACAGCCATCATGGAGGAGATTTCATCCTCGGCGGAAGAACTGAGACAATTAACCGATCGGTTATTGGACAAAACCAAAGCATTCCGGATGCAGCCTTAG
- a CDS encoding ring-cleaving dioxygenase yields the protein MQIKGLHHVSALTAHADQNYRFYTNIMGLRLIKKTVNQDDVSVYHLFYGDEKGNPGTELTFFEIPMAGQTREGVNSISGTSLRVPSDAALTYWHQRFDEFEVPHGEIVERGGRATLSFTDFEGQRLILVSDENNTGVAGGKPWDQSPVPAEYGIVGLGPIHLTVKDASLTAPVLTELLGFRAKGSYPAFTPGQPDVLVFESGEGGSGSEVHVEERNDLAQERPGRGSVHHVAFRVDNEEELKQWVERVRNFQFPNSGFVDRFYFRSLYFREANGILFELATDGPGFDTDEELEHLGESLALPPFLEGRRAEIEANLKPLDTVIR from the coding sequence ATGCAAATCAAAGGACTTCACCACGTATCAGCTCTAACAGCACATGCCGATCAGAACTATCGTTTCTACACCAACATCATGGGTCTGCGCCTCATTAAAAAAACAGTCAACCAGGACGACGTGTCCGTCTACCATCTCTTCTATGGCGATGAAAAAGGCAATCCGGGTACCGAACTTACCTTCTTCGAGATTCCGATGGCCGGACAGACTCGTGAAGGTGTGAACAGCATATCTGGAACGTCACTGCGCGTTCCAAGTGATGCGGCACTTACTTACTGGCATCAGCGTTTTGACGAATTCGAAGTCCCACATGGAGAGATTGTTGAACGGGGTGGTCGTGCCACGCTCTCGTTCACAGACTTTGAAGGACAACGTCTGATTCTGGTCTCGGATGAAAACAATACAGGTGTCGCTGGTGGTAAACCATGGGATCAGAGCCCTGTGCCTGCCGAGTATGGCATTGTAGGCCTAGGCCCTATCCATCTTACGGTAAAAGATGCTTCCCTTACCGCTCCGGTTCTTACCGAACTGCTCGGTTTCAGAGCCAAAGGAAGTTACCCAGCCTTTACTCCAGGTCAACCTGATGTACTCGTTTTTGAATCCGGTGAAGGTGGCAGCGGCTCCGAGGTGCATGTTGAGGAACGGAATGACCTTGCCCAAGAGCGTCCTGGACGTGGCAGTGTACATCATGTTGCGTTCCGTGTGGATAACGAAGAAGAACTGAAACAATGGGTGGAACGGGTTCGTAACTTCCAATTCCCTAACTCAGGGTTTGTAGATCGCTTCTACTTCCGCTCCCTGTATTTCCGTGAAGCAAACGGTATTCTGTTCGAGCTTGCAACCGATGGTCCGGGATTTGATACAGACGAAGAATTGGAGCATCTGGGTGAATCGCTTGCTTTGCCTCCATTCCTTGAAGGTCGCCGCGCCGAGATTGAAGCCAATCTCAAACCGCTGGATACCGTCATTCGTTAA
- a CDS encoding TIGR02206 family membrane protein, with the protein MAYPPWLDPYDAEPFILFSRSHIVSISVITALIVLMFLLRHHFRSWSERVRRILRIVLACIMFACEIVLQLWYVYGGIWSLKTSLPLELCSLSLLLSALLLLTRSRLLHSALLFAGIAGALMAILTPNLGYGYAHFRFIQFFVAHACIILALLYMTWVEQLRPSWRSVAGSMIFVNVAALIVYVVDVMLDANYMFLRHKPSTPSVLDMLGPYPLYILGEEILALVLFSLMYILLFAIPDRLKHRVKKGKSSAV; encoded by the coding sequence GTGGCGTATCCACCATGGCTGGACCCTTATGATGCAGAGCCGTTTATCCTGTTCTCCCGTTCACATATCGTTTCAATTAGCGTAATTACAGCATTGATTGTACTGATGTTTTTGCTTCGACACCATTTTCGATCATGGTCAGAGAGGGTACGCCGCATACTGCGGATTGTTCTGGCCTGCATCATGTTTGCCTGCGAAATCGTGCTGCAACTCTGGTATGTGTATGGAGGGATATGGAGCCTGAAGACGTCACTGCCACTCGAACTATGCAGTCTGTCTCTGCTATTATCGGCGTTGTTACTACTGACACGCAGTCGACTGTTACATTCTGCACTGCTGTTTGCAGGCATTGCTGGAGCCCTTATGGCGATCCTGACTCCTAATTTGGGTTATGGTTATGCACATTTTCGATTCATTCAATTTTTCGTTGCTCATGCCTGTATCATTCTGGCTTTACTCTACATGACCTGGGTGGAACAGTTGCGACCTAGCTGGAGATCTGTAGCAGGTTCGATGATATTTGTGAATGTGGCAGCATTAATCGTATACGTTGTAGATGTCATGCTTGACGCGAATTATATGTTTTTGAGACACAAACCGAGTACACCCTCGGTGCTGGATATGCTAGGTCCGTATCCCTTGTACATTCTTGGGGAAGAGATACTTGCGTTAGTCTTGTTTTCGCTGATGTACATTTTGCTCTTTGCCATTCCAGACCGGTTGAAGCATCGTGTGAAAAAAGGTAAAAGCTCCGCGGTATAG